The nucleotide window TGGTGAGTGACAAGAACAACAGTCTTATCCTTCAAAGCTCCCCTTACACATTCCTGCACAGATTGATATCAGTTGCATAGTATATTTTTTCCTCATTCAAAGATTTTACTATACAAGAAAAACAACAGCTTGCTGATACAATCATTTTCCTATTCCTTTTTCTCAGATGCATGACTAAAACCCTCAAAAGCTGTAGCATATCAATTGGAGTGACCTTAAATATTTCTGATCCAGTTTGAGCATCAACAGCGCTAAATATATCATCTAGAAGATAGACATCACGATCCTGATATACTGCTCTTGCGAGTTGTATCCTCTGCTTCTGACCTCCGCTGAGGTTGATTCCTCGTTCTCCTATCTCAGTTTGGTCTCCATGTTCCAGAATTTCCAAGTCCTTCTCCAAAGAACAAACCCGTAGTACATCTTTGTATCTTTTGTTGTTCATTGGTGAACCAAACAAGATGTTCTCTTGAATAGTAGAGTTTTGTATCCATGAAGTTTGGGCAACATAAGCAGTGCTTCCACAGACTCTGACCTGTATGGTAAGACAACTGTTAGAAGCTACAACAGACTGGCAGTAATAATTAAGCACTCGGATATATTTCAATGGATGACAACATATAAGGAAATTGTCTCGTCAGTCTTAACCCGCCCAAACTCAATTTGTTTGCTTGCTGCAGAATCACTGTGAAGTTACCAGTGCAAAAGAGATTGATAAAACAAAATTGGAAATGCTTGAGAAAATCACAAAAGCAAAATCAAATTCTCAGTGATCACCAATATTAGCATGtcaagtataaaaaaaaaggtgattTTACCTCTCCCGATATTTTATGAAGTTCACCAAGAATTGATGCCAACAAAGAAGACTTTCCTGATCCAACCATTCCAACAATTGCAGCAAGTTCCCCCTTTCGAACTTCAAGATTTATGTCTTTCAGAACAATTTGATCACCATCATCTTCCCATGAAAACATCCCATCTTTAACCTCCACTGCAATCCTGCCATTACAGCCTTGTTGTCTTTCGACAACATTAGAATCCAATTCACGGCTTGTCATATATCCATCTAACCTACCTAGAGATACCATGGCTTGTGAAATTGACATAAGGCACTGAGGGAAGTTTCTGATAGGATCCTGTAAAATTCTGAAAACTGTTGTTGCTGTGAATACAGTAGCAGCATCTAAAGGGTTTTTGAAAAAGATTGCAGCTCCAAACGTAAACGCTGATATGATCTGCGTCATACTCCACAGTAATGACAAGTTGCAAGCAACCAAGTATATGAACTTACTAAGCCATTTGAATTCCTGATTACGTAAAGACAGAATTTTTTCTTTGAAGTGTTCTTCCCATGCCTGAAACTTAATGACACGCATGTTCCCTAACAGTTCATTTATTACCTTCATCCTTAAATCACGCTTAACCGTCAAGTGGTATTGGTACTGATTGCTTGTGCTCGTCATCCATAATGTACTGATCAAAGTTACAACTATTAAAATAAGTGCAGCGAACATCGAAACACCCAAGTAATAGTACATGAGAAGTAATGAAGCTACAATTTGTAATGGCACCATCCATAGAGAATGCAGCTGTAACATCATGTCCGATAGCTGTTGGGAATCAACAGCCATATAATTCACTATTTGTCCAACACCATGAGCTTGTCTAGATGAACAAGTCAATCTCAGCCCTTTCTTGTATATAGTAGTGATAATGGATGATCGAATCTTCATTCCAAGTATCTCAGATAGGAAACTGAAGTGATGTGAACTAAGAACTTCAAGTACTTTGGAAGTCAATAGAATCAACACTAGATAATACCCCTCAGAAGGATTTGATCTATCCCCAGAAGTAAATCTAATGAAACTTTGAATAAGAACTGGTCCAACATACATAACAACCAACTGTACTATAGCAAGTAAACTAATTATAACAAGATCTTTCCAGAAACATCGGATCAATGTCGTTAGTACAGGATACTTCACATTTTCACCTGACTTAGGCCACTTCTTTTCGAAAAATTCCTCCATTTTTTCCGCTCGAAAATCAGGTGGGAGTGAAGGCACTTCATCTAACTTCAAAGGGGATTTATATCCTTTACTAAGCAATGGATTCATCCAATTCCACACTGCCTTAGAAAACAGCGAAGCTGTTCCATATCCACTTACATTAGAATCCAATTCATCACCGTTCCCCACAACACCATCTTCTTGACAAATCCCAGATGATCCTCTTATCGAAACAACAACAAGATACACATACAAAGGAAGACTAGCCAATACAACTATATCATCCATTCTCAAAACATTTCcagtaaaaaaaagaagacgaATAATAGCAGTAATAGCAAAGAGAAACACTATAACATAACTCATCCCCCAATACACACGAAGTGCCATGGGATGAGAAACAGCAGCAAATCTCTTCTCGTGTACAATCACAACTAAAATAGCAAAATAAGTTACAGCATGAATCaatctgaaataagcctctgcCATTTCCCATCCTGACTGAACACCCTTAGTAAAGGCTAATATGCATAAAACACTATAACTTATAGCTAAAACAGTTGTCACAAGTAAAGATCCATAGAACCAAAAAGTAACCCTAAATTTAGGCCTCTCATCCCCTAAAAGAGGTTTATCAAGAGAATTTTCTTTCTTGATAAATCTTGAACACAACTTTTTAACACCTAATATGAGTAacacaaacaagaaaaacaGATCAACAGAAGATAACAGAATCCTCTGAGGACATGgtgaaagaaaaatgaactTAAACCAAGTTaaaacaagagagaaaaaagatgaattatCTAAAGATTGAATAGAAGAAACAGAACAACTAAGAGATGTAAGCCAAGAATTAGGCCCCATGACTAAAATTTTAGCTCACAAGTCTCAAGAACAAAACTATATATGTAAAACACAAAACAAGATAAGTAACTAATTTTCTCTCATTCACGAACTTGgcatgaagagaaaaaaaaactatgtatATGGTTTGGCATCTTCAAGATTCTTTATATATCATAATAGTTAGCCGCTCAAGATTACTTGTGTCCACATgcaaatatctattttttctcTCCGTCCAgcattataataaaaatatttaataattaacttaTTATTTCTAATAAGAGAGTAAAgaatcttttttataaaagaataaaaaaaaaaacaatatgatTTCTTtccataagaaaataaataggtCTATAATAAGACACATGACATATTTGTAATATTTCCTTTCtattaaaattatgtgtaattataatataaattaaatttaacatattattttttctaccaatataaaaagaaaatgattattttttgcTCGAATCACTTATCACCTCTTGTggaatcacaattttttttggtgggatttttatttgatatttggtgtctctattaaaattttaattaaatttgaatcgcacattataaaatttatttaagcATGAGACtttcaatacaaaaaaattcatattcaGAACTTGAATTCAAAATCTCTGATCAAGAAAGAAGCCGGTGAAATCACAAAGTTGAGAAATAGCATCTTTTACGGGTTGGGAGATGAGATTGACGCATGGTgctaaaattaaaaacaattgtAGAAACAGACAAACTAGGTACTTTTTTTTACCATAGAAGATGGTtggttattattatattataccATAGTAATTAAGGGTACCATAAATTCACGCAGTGAGCATTTATTAGTCTGCATCGATTATCTCACATTTTTAGCCCTTCTAGATGATATATAATAAGTAGGTGAATCTGATATTTGAATACTTCGGATGCATCAATATTTAGctcaaatatgaattttaagataaacttaaaataagAGTAATGAAATAGTATTCAATTTGGATTCAAACTTAGGTCTCATGGGTGATTCCTCAAACTTTTACAAATATTACAATGACACTCTTATGTTTCTTATAGGTGCACTGTTAATCAAATCATAATTTCTatcaattttttagaaaaaatatacatatatatacatgattttcTCCGATATTAACGGATGCACTAGGGTGGATCCGCCTCTCGATGGAAGTAAGTATTGTTTTAACTGCAttggaaaatgaataaaaaaaaaagaaaagttttggCAAGTAGGGCCAAATGTATATTTAAGACAAACATGTGATGGAGCTGTACCAAGCAAATACCTTTGCTACTATTTAACCGAATTACAGTAATGATTAAACGGTAGTTGTATAATGGTAAAAAAGTGTACAACATGTTGAATCAAAATTGACATTCTATAAAATACTAGGGGTGTGTTTggtttcaattttctcatgtctAGTAGTAGGTTTAAATGTTTTGGGGTAGGAAAATCAAGTGGACCCAGTTTCATCTAATATATGGGAAAAAAGAATTTtctaagaaagtaaaaaaataatcaaaactcTCTTTCAACTTCATCATTCAAGCTAACCCcgatataaattataattcacGATCAAGGACTCGATACCTGGCCTCAACCTAAGACGTGAGTCCTACCACTGACCCAAGCTTCGACCCTGACCCTGACCTCATCACGAAACACAACTTTTGACTAGGGACTCAAGACATGACCTCAAATCGAAGATACGAGTTCCAATATTGACCCAAGATCCGATCTTGACTCTGACTTCAAATCCCGATCAAGGACCTAACTTATGATCCCACCCCCAAGTTAGGGTCAAGGTCAAGTTAGGATTCTGGCTCAAGGTCAAAGTTGAGCCTAAAGTCTGCATAAAGGCTGGTAACTGGGTACCAAATCGAGGTCGGAAGTCAGATGTTCGATAGGAACTGGGTCTTGGATCAGAGATGGGGAGTCAAACTCGAGGGTTTGGATTTGGGTCAGGATTAAATCGAATCCCAAGGCAGGATGAGGGGTAGGGTCGAGAGTTAGACCCCAAGTCTTAAGTCAAGGTCGAGATCTGGATCAGGTCGTTGTCGTGAGTCAcggtcgggagttgggtctatAATCGAGATCAGTGTTAGGTCCTAAGTCTGAGTCGAGAATATGTCTAGAATCGAAGTCATGATTAGGGTCCTAGGTCAGGTACGAAGTCAGGATTAGGGTCCTAGGTCAGGTACGAAGTCGTATCGGGGTTTGGAGTCGGGTTTCGAATTGAGGTCACAAATCGGGGGTGAAAGTTTGTCGCAGGTCAAAATTGGGTCCTCTGATATCGAGTCGGGGTTGGGGGATAAGGTCAGGAATCAAGGTTGTGTTAGGTCTCGAGTCGGCGTCAGGTAGCGGGTATGTTGTAGGTGGGATCGATTGTCGGGTCCCGCTTTAGGATTAGATTAGGATCTTAATGAGGATCAAGTTCTTAGTTAAGGTTGCGGTTGTGGTTGAGGTCATAGTCGTATCTCGTGTCTATGTTGGGGTCAGTTTAGATGTCGAGCCAGGATCAAGATTGGATTTGAATCCTTGTCAAAAGGAGAGGGTCCGAATTCGATGTCATAGTATTTGCCCAAATTATGCCTAAATGTTagagataattttttctttttactagtcaaacatcaaataaaaatatttttcgtgAGTTTTCTCCTTTCCTACCAAACACATCCCAAGTGCTACTAATTAGTAATGAacccatttaaattttaacttatatacactgaACATAcacacacaaataaaaaaaaaaggtttcatTATCCATGTGTTTTCCTATTGTTTTAGGttaattgctttatttttttagttgatcactttaattttttgttgtagGTCATTTTAATGCACTCCCTcctctgtttttttttagttgtcacGTTGCGTTTTTTTGcgagtcaatttgattaattttcaaagctaaattaaattacattaattcaatattttaaaataaaattttagatattcaaaaactatacagaaaatactataaattgcaaattatatcaatataataaaaaaatacattttaaaatgttaGTCATATTCCTATCGTTTAACtctaaaagagaaaatgacatttaaaaaaggacggagggagtaatatgtCAGTACAAATAAAGAAGATGGCATGTCTGCTGAAAATTGAAGAGTCTGTGGACTACAGCAAAAGACTGGTCCAAAAGTAGTTTCTCTTTCAAGCCTATTAGGTGTTTGACCatacattataataaatattttttcactgAGATAGAGGTCCAAAATCAGAAGCTCTTTGATCAAGAGTGAAGTGTTTGATAAATCATTATATTCCTAAATATTTActtcctttttttcatttttaattgtcatattatgctttttaaaaattaattaaattaatttttaaaagttaaattaattactttaatttgatattttaaatcaaaaaaaaaattcaaaaattactttaaattacatttttttgcgtatcaatatgatgaaacaatacatcataaaatgttagttaaaatttttatattttaattctaaaaaaaagaaactatgacAATTTAAAGTGGACAAAAATAGTAACATTTATTAATCTTTATCcataaaataattgtaaaatatgtatattttaatatttttatattataattataaaatttcactgaatatatatatatatgtattttttttttgttgctatcCTGATCCAAGGTTATATTTTGAACCAAGTTGTATATGGCTTTGTTAATATTTTACACcattaatttgaatatataaaaaatcttaattttgggaaagatttttaagttaaactgtcttcttctttttctgtgGTAGGACCTCAGAAATTTGGCTCAAATCGAGTTTATAACATAAGAAATTTCTTTGCTATAAAAATTTTGGGATTTAGAGcagatatatttttattataaaaaaaggttcatatatatttttatcattacaaaagtagtttttatatatattcatattgtTATAAAAGTGGTTTACATATACTTTTTTCATTCAATAGAAGtgaaaacattaattttaaaaaaattgcatagGAATATATATAatccttctagcaaagttctaggtatatttgatatttctccacacatgtttttttttttttttacttttttgattCAACGCCTAATTTGAGTATCTCCCTTATAGATCTATTTGCTtatcattattttaatttttttttactcttatttaattttttttctttcatttttagtggAAAAATATGAGGGAAAAAAAGTGAATGGaaaaagtagtaaaaataattcaaattaaattttgaagcTATATTGCAATTTAATTGGACAtctatgataaattttacaaaaaatatgggtgaaaaataaatttgatcatcaaaataagaaaagacaaaaacttttttagaaaaaaagttttaaaaaaaatttcattcttgtTAGACAAAAAAGTAATATGGGTCATTTGTATGAGTGTAAAGTATATGTgagttatttttataataaatgataatgTACTCTAAATTACAAAATTAGAGAGTATATCATacccttttattattttaaaaatagacaTCTTGCGGAAAAACTAAAATTGAACGTGTGCTGTCATTTTAATAATgcagtactttttttttaatagaaatttgTGGGATATTTGTCACAATAATATGATATTATGGACCACAATGGCCTGCTGAAAATTGGCTAGTGGTAAAAGGTTTATTGAGGTCAACACGCTATATATGTTCAGTTCTGAGCGCGTaaagaatattaaaatttcaaattaataagaACAAAAGTTTTtggttttatataattttgaaaattaatttttgaaattgagttaaatttaaaattctatttatttaatatggtagaaataaatatattttagcagaagtttattttttttcatttcttagaCTCGAATAACTTCTTATTTATCCTACCATACTTCTTTATGGTTAGTTGGTTACAATACTACTCTCTTCGTCCCAAACTAATTACTactatatttcactttttgaaagttaatttttactttttaaaataaaatttaattagacTAATTTAATATTTCTAAATTAAAAAAGTAGATATTTAAAC belongs to Solanum stenotomum isolate F172 chromosome 1, ASM1918654v1, whole genome shotgun sequence and includes:
- the LOC125858761 gene encoding ABC transporter C family member 14-like, which codes for MGPNSWLTSLSCSVSSIQSLDNSSFFSLVLTWFKFIFLSPCPQRILLSSVDLFFLFVLLILGVKKLCSRFIKKENSLDKPLLGDERPKFRVTFWFYGSLLVTTVLAISYSVLCILAFTKGVQSGWEMAEAYFRLIHAVTYFAILVVIVHEKRFAAVSHPMALRVYWGMSYVIVFLFAITAIIRLLFFTGNVLRMDDIVVLASLPLYVYLVVVSIRGSSGICQEDGVVGNGDELDSNVSGYGTASLFSKAVWNWMNPLLSKGYKSPLKLDEVPSLPPDFRAEKMEEFFEKKWPKSGENVKYPVLTTLIRCFWKDLVIISLLAIVQLVVMYVGPVLIQSFIRFTSGDRSNPSEGYYLVLILLTSKVLEVLSSHHFSFLSEILGMKIRSSIITTIYKKGLRLTCSSRQAHGVGQIVNYMAVDSQQLSDMMLQLHSLWMVPLQIVASLLLMYYYLGVSMFAALILIVVTLISTLWMTSTSNQYQYHLTVKRDLRMKVINELLGNMRVIKFQAWEEHFKEKILSLRNQEFKWLSKFIYLVACNLSLLWSMTQIISAFTFGAAIFFKNPLDAATVFTATTVFRILQDPIRNFPQCLMSISQAMVSLGRLDGYMTSRELDSNVVERQQGCNGRIAVEVKDGMFSWEDDGDQIVLKDINLEVRKGELAAIVGMVGSGKSSLLASILGELHKISGEVRVCGSTAYVAQTSWIQNSTIQENILFGSPMNNKRYKDVLRVCSLEKDLEILEHGDQTEIGERGINLSGGQKQRIQLARAVYQDRDVYLLDDIFSAVDAQTGSEIFKECVRGALKDKTVVLVTHQVDFLHNADLILVMRDGQIVQSGKYDELLKSGMDFGDLVAAHENSMELVESSTEASGECLPQSSPKSPHPLTPKSSQKAQVVANGGSSSLDQQPKGSSKLIKDEERETGHVSFDVYKQYLTEAFGWWGVVAVVIISLFWQAATMSSDYWLAYETSKDHAWNPSLFIDVYSIIAGMCCIFVIVRSFLVAFLGLKTAQRLFDQIINSILHAPMSFFDTTPSGRILSRVSTDQAYVDFMIPLFLSIVFLMYFTVIGMLFITFQSAWPTIFLIVPLIWLNFWYRRYYIASSREFTRLGSITKAPILHHFSETVSGIMTVRCFGKEDMFFQGNVDRVNANLRMDFHSNASNEWLGLRLEFIGSILICVATIFMVLLPSFVIPPEYVGLALSYGLPLNSVLFWAVYMSCMVENRMVSVERIKQFIRIPSEASWRIANCLPSVDWPYHGDIEINNLQVRYRFNTPLVLKGISLRINGGDKIGIVGRTGSGKSTLIQVLFRIVEPSAGTIIIDGVDICKLGLHDLRSRFGIIPQEPILFQGTVRSNIDPLEMYSDDEIWRSLERCQLKDVVAAKAEKLDSPVVESGDNWSVGQRQLLCLGRVMLKNSKILFMDEATASVDSQTDAVIQGIIREDFANCTIITIAHRIPTVIDCDRVLVVDDGWAKEYERPSTLLERPSLFASLVQEYSNRSTGV